The bacterium genome has a segment encoding these proteins:
- a CDS encoding type II secretion system protein GspJ, with protein sequence MAPRGRRHAGMTLVEILVALSVSALILSAAALVYRTITASLRRQQSSRQESAYSALEQLRQDLVQCAQVPSTNLPAFVLESQSSGSNTPQISSLAFSAGSLPAPETDFSSLEVSRIRYNLILMDADTEGRLVRETMSLWGSNALSPAVSNTLLDHVTAFEVSVLADTGWTNTWSSSNRLLVPRAARLRLDWRTDTSLETARMEVFIPAGNLVPSGKSKR encoded by the coding sequence ATGGCTCCCCGAGGTAGGCGACATGCTGGCATGACGCTGGTTGAGATTTTGGTCGCACTGTCTGTGTCTGCTTTGATTTTATCTGCCGCCGCCTTGGTTTATCGGACCATAACAGCTTCGCTACGCCGTCAGCAAAGCAGTCGGCAGGAATCTGCATATTCTGCGCTGGAACAGTTGCGGCAGGATTTAGTCCAGTGCGCCCAAGTACCCTCCACTAATCTTCCGGCCTTTGTTCTGGAGAGCCAGAGTAGTGGTAGTAACACCCCCCAGATATCATCGCTCGCCTTCTCCGCCGGGAGTCTTCCTGCGCCAGAGACCGATTTTTCAAGTTTGGAAGTCTCTCGGATTCGATACAATCTAATTCTCATGGATGCGGATACAGAGGGACGGCTGGTTCGTGAAACCATGAGCTTGTGGGGCTCGAACGCCCTTTCGCCAGCTGTCAGCAATACTCTTTTAGATCATGTGACTGCTTTTGAAGTGTCCGTGCTTGCGGATACAGGTTGGACCAACACATGGAGCTCTTCCAACCGGTTACTGGTGCCCCGTGCGGCACGTCTTCGTTTGGATTGGCGAACCGATACATCACTGGAAACGGCTCGAATGGAGGTATTCATTCCTGCTGGTAATCTCGTGCCCAGCGGGAAGTCAAAGCGGTGA
- the rpmB gene encoding 50S ribosomal protein L28: MGRACEICDKTVSTGNRIVRHGLAKAKGGIGLHTTGITRRKFLPNLQKIRVKEGGSVIRKTVCTGCIRSGKVVKG, translated from the coding sequence ATGGGTAGGGCATGTGAAATTTGTGATAAAACGGTTAGCACGGGCAATCGAATTGTACGTCATGGTTTGGCTAAGGCCAAGGGCGGTATCGGCTTACATACCACGGGGATTACCCGCCGGAAATTCTTGCCGAATCTTCAGAAGATTCGCGTGAAAGAGGGCGGAAGCGTTATTCGCAAGACTGTTTGCACTGGATGCATTCGTTCTGGCAAAGTGGTTAAGGGCTAA
- a CDS encoding tRNA-dihydrouridine synthase — protein sequence MSLPLKLRIGPLEFDTPILFAPLAGYSDFAFRMSLRALGGLGFAYTEMLSPASLLIGKARRLKSLTATSDEDLPLGHQIYGAHYDTLCAGAVLLEQRGAQLIDINMGCPQRKISVQGAGAGLLRDPKEAIRIAAGVVKSVKIPVTVKLRLGWDTESLVAHEMVPELEAAGVAAITIHGRTRCQGFSGEADLQGIRTVVQAAKRIPMIGNGDITSPAAALRMFEVTGCAGIMLGRGPLKHPWLIRDIWNEMRGMPSAPPPSRAEWVDFAGAHFERMVELYGPIGATRLYRKWIPQYLRRMLAGRRHLVEMMQLEDAVEMRHAIEALREIRSID from the coding sequence ATGAGCCTCCCCCTCAAGCTTAGAATCGGCCCGCTGGAATTTGACACCCCGATTCTGTTTGCACCGTTGGCGGGATACTCGGACTTCGCATTTCGGATGAGCCTCCGCGCACTAGGTGGGCTGGGCTTCGCCTATACTGAAATGCTAAGCCCCGCGAGCCTTTTAATTGGTAAAGCCCGACGCCTAAAATCCCTGACGGCAACATCAGATGAAGATTTACCGCTTGGCCACCAGATCTATGGGGCTCACTATGATACCCTTTGTGCCGGAGCGGTATTGCTCGAACAGCGGGGCGCACAATTGATCGATATCAATATGGGGTGCCCCCAGCGCAAGATTTCCGTTCAAGGGGCTGGCGCAGGGCTTTTACGGGATCCCAAGGAAGCGATCCGAATCGCGGCTGGAGTCGTTAAATCGGTGAAGATTCCCGTCACAGTCAAGCTTCGGCTGGGCTGGGACACAGAGAGCCTTGTGGCACACGAAATGGTTCCTGAACTCGAAGCCGCCGGGGTGGCAGCCATCACTATTCACGGCCGCACTCGATGTCAGGGATTCAGCGGCGAAGCCGATTTGCAGGGAATTAGAACAGTGGTGCAGGCGGCCAAGCGAATACCGATGATCGGGAATGGAGACATAACCTCACCTGCGGCGGCCCTTCGGATGTTCGAGGTGACGGGTTGCGCAGGCATCATGCTGGGACGTGGCCCTCTGAAACACCCCTGGCTGATCCGCGATATCTGGAACGAAATGAGAGGCATGCCTTCCGCGCCCCCCCCTTCCCGCGCGGAGTGGGTGGATTTTGCCGGAGCCCATTTTGAGCGGATGGTCGAACTGTATGGCCCCATCGGAGCCACCCGGCTTTATCGAAAATGGATTCCTCAATATCTCCGCCGGATGCTGGCCGGCCGTCGGCATCTGGTGGAAATGATGCAACTTGAGGATGCGGTGGAAATGCGGCACGCCATTGAGGCGCTCCGGGAAATCAGATCCATTGATTAA
- a CDS encoding malic enzyme-like NAD(P)-binding protein → MTQKNKEILDYHVGGKIGMRTTKKLLGPDDLSLAYTPGVALPVKEIARDREALYRCTAKENLVAVVSDGTAILGLGDLGAEASIPVMEGKAVLFKAFGDVDGWPVPVNHCRMEGQNTGKTDPQRVIDTVMAIAPMYGGINLEDIAAPACFEIEDKLDAMLDIPVFHDDQWGTAVITLAAAMNYCHISQRSLDELKIVINGAGAAGIRICEMLKAAGAKTVMLCDTKGVIRSDRSDLSGKKKEHAFATSDTTLTDALKGAHMFIGVSAANCVKPASILTMASQPGIFAMANPDPEIRPEDVAEAMGNKPYVMATGRSDYPNQVNNVLGFPFLFRGALDVRARTINLPMKVAAAKALADLARQPVPAEVKKLYGTDLTFGSGYIIPKPFDRRLFLEVPTAIAEAAVASGAAPQRDLSGYRAQLMERDRARSFLNS, encoded by the coding sequence ATGACCCAGAAAAATAAAGAAATTCTCGATTATCATGTCGGCGGCAAAATCGGCATGCGCACCACTAAAAAACTTTTGGGGCCGGACGATCTGTCGCTTGCCTACACGCCCGGTGTTGCCCTGCCCGTCAAAGAAATTGCTCGTGACCGTGAAGCACTCTATCGCTGTACCGCCAAGGAAAATCTGGTGGCCGTAGTCTCTGATGGGACGGCGATTCTTGGACTTGGCGACCTCGGTGCCGAAGCCAGTATTCCCGTGATGGAAGGAAAAGCCGTTCTATTCAAGGCTTTTGGTGACGTTGATGGATGGCCCGTTCCTGTGAATCACTGCCGCATGGAGGGGCAGAATACCGGCAAAACCGATCCTCAGCGGGTCATCGATACGGTGATGGCCATTGCCCCGATGTACGGGGGAATCAATCTGGAAGATATCGCCGCACCCGCCTGCTTTGAAATTGAGGACAAACTTGATGCCATGCTGGACATCCCTGTTTTCCATGATGACCAATGGGGTACTGCCGTGATTACCCTGGCAGCGGCCATGAACTACTGCCATATTTCACAACGTTCACTGGATGAGTTGAAAATCGTCATCAACGGCGCGGGTGCGGCGGGCATACGAATTTGCGAAATGCTCAAGGCGGCGGGGGCAAAAACCGTCATGTTGTGCGATACAAAAGGCGTCATTCGCAGTGATCGCAGTGATCTCAGCGGTAAAAAGAAAGAACATGCCTTCGCCACGTCCGACACTACCCTGACAGATGCCTTGAAAGGGGCACACATGTTTATCGGCGTTTCAGCCGCCAACTGCGTTAAGCCCGCTTCGATTTTGACCATGGCCTCGCAACCGGGCATTTTTGCAATGGCCAACCCAGATCCGGAGATTCGTCCTGAAGATGTGGCTGAAGCCATGGGCAATAAACCCTATGTGATGGCCACTGGCCGTTCGGATTATCCGAACCAAGTCAACAATGTCCTCGGGTTTCCTTTCCTTTTCCGTGGCGCACTCGATGTACGGGCACGGACCATCAACCTGCCGATGAAAGTGGCGGCGGCGAAAGCGCTAGCCGACCTTGCGCGCCAACCGGTTCCGGCTGAGGTCAAAAAACTCTATGGAACCGATCTGACATTCGGATCCGGGTATATCATTCCCAAACCCTTTGACCGTCGACTGTTCCTTGAGGTGCCGACAGCCATTGCGGAAGCGGCTGTGGCGTCTGGAGCGGCTCCCCAACGGGATCTGAGCGGCTACCGAGCCCAATTAATGGAACGTGACCGTGCCCGGTCTTTTCTAAATTCATGA
- a CDS encoding HPr family phosphocarrier protein encodes MNSNCEFSTTLAPQNDVGWHLRPAGLLVKVASMFESEIIVRCGQRIASAKSLLGILSLGAGNGVRLYISARGRDAQLAIKSIGEKFSADMSTKGATMQESQSGIKNSKPKKHVATTFKCGVKPDAKKAYLVGDFNEWDPQADPMTKRNGCFLKSIKLTPGQYQYKYVIDGEWHADPAAPVAVSALGSINNVICV; translated from the coding sequence ATGAATTCGAACTGTGAATTTTCTACGACGCTGGCACCTCAGAATGATGTGGGCTGGCATCTGCGTCCAGCGGGGTTGCTTGTGAAAGTCGCCAGCATGTTCGAATCCGAAATTATCGTGAGATGCGGTCAGCGGATCGCCAGTGCGAAAAGTTTACTGGGGATTCTCTCCCTTGGCGCGGGAAATGGGGTGCGCCTTTATATTTCAGCCCGGGGGCGTGATGCCCAGTTGGCAATCAAATCAATAGGAGAAAAGTTCTCTGCTGATATGAGTACTAAGGGGGCCACCATGCAGGAGAGTCAGTCGGGGATCAAAAATAGCAAACCCAAAAAACACGTGGCGACCACCTTTAAATGTGGAGTCAAACCAGATGCCAAAAAAGCTTATTTGGTTGGTGATTTTAACGAGTGGGATCCACAGGCGGATCCCATGACCAAACGAAACGGCTGCTTTTTGAAATCCATCAAGCTTACTCCCGGGCAATACCAGTACAAGTATGTCATCGATGGTGAATGGCATGCAGATCCGGCCGCGCCAGTGGCCGTCAGTGCGTTGGGATCAATCAACAATGTAATTTGCGTTTGA
- a CDS encoding homoserine kinase yields MKQIKVFSPATIGNVGPGFDVLGLAVKNLGDIVEARRLSGGKIRIAAVHSAVPLSCDPRKNTAALAAANVFKYLNIKGGIELTLYKGLPIGSGLGSSAASAAAGAFAANIIYGAQLSLDQLILAATEAEAIVSGGFFADNTAPALMGGATLTRCCVPLDVTRIGSIRSLKIVLVTPNVVVLTREARKMLPRQVPMEHFIANMANTALITAAFAKNDYSLFSRCLNDVIVEPVRSKLIPGFDAVKRNALKAGADGVAISGSGPTLFAITDNFKKAKAIEKQMVLTFNSLGIASKSWVTTVDSQGTRLI; encoded by the coding sequence ATGAAGCAGATTAAAGTGTTTTCTCCTGCGACGATCGGGAATGTCGGACCCGGCTTCGACGTTCTTGGGCTGGCAGTCAAAAATCTCGGTGATATCGTTGAGGCGCGGCGCTTATCTGGTGGTAAGATCCGCATTGCCGCTGTTCATTCGGCGGTTCCCCTGTCATGCGATCCCAGGAAAAATACCGCTGCACTCGCTGCCGCAAATGTTTTCAAATATCTCAATATCAAGGGGGGGATTGAACTCACCCTTTACAAGGGTTTGCCGATTGGCTCCGGTCTTGGTTCCAGCGCGGCGTCTGCCGCGGCAGGCGCGTTTGCTGCCAATATTATTTACGGTGCACAGCTTAGCTTGGACCAATTGATTCTTGCGGCGACCGAAGCCGAAGCCATTGTGTCAGGTGGTTTTTTTGCCGACAACACCGCGCCCGCCCTGATGGGGGGGGCAACCTTGACCCGGTGCTGTGTCCCGCTGGATGTTACCCGGATTGGGTCAATTCGGAGCTTGAAGATTGTGCTGGTGACTCCCAATGTGGTGGTGCTTACACGTGAGGCTCGTAAAATGTTGCCACGGCAAGTTCCCATGGAACACTTTATTGCCAATATGGCGAATACGGCGTTGATCACAGCTGCCTTTGCGAAAAATGATTATTCCCTGTTTTCGAGGTGCCTGAATGATGTCATCGTTGAACCCGTTCGATCCAAATTGATTCCAGGCTTTGATGCGGTAAAACGTAATGCGCTCAAAGCCGGTGCGGATGGCGTAGCCATTTCCGGATCCGGACCGACTCTGTTCGCCATCACGGATAATTTTAAGAAGGCGAAGGCTATTGAGAAGCAAATGGTACTTACGTTTAATTCGCTGGGAATTGCGTCCAAAAGTTGGGTCACTACGGTGGACTCTCAGGGAACCAGGTTGATATAA
- a CDS encoding tRNA-dihydrouridine synthase family protein → MPPIFVSIYRIMSPPHLLHPPLTLRGIRYDPPLFCAPMAGITHSAFRRLLADFGGYGALFTEMLSAKMVVHEDPATSPWLKRRPQENRVIYQLLITDSTRLQATLARLAPVSRDGIDINLGCPSATVQQQGGGSNLFDDPARLRDIIRTIRRDFTGPLTVKIRLGRSTPDWRSVLHDRLHLFEDEGIDALTLHPRFAEESLNRYQPRHSFYAELATETKLPIIANGDITGISYIQSNASLFSPAAGLMIGRVAAARPWIFAQWFRRDLTIDHHEVWTRLCNYMEDDFDPKKGLIRLKVFTPYFARNFAFGHTLFTAIQSAPDWSTARARADEFLSSTPALNKTLSLSGL, encoded by the coding sequence ATGCCACCAATATTTGTGAGCATCTACCGGATTATGTCTCCGCCACATCTATTGCACCCTCCCCTCACACTCAGGGGGATACGTTATGATCCCCCGCTCTTCTGCGCCCCTATGGCAGGAATTACCCACAGTGCCTTCAGACGACTTCTGGCTGATTTCGGAGGCTACGGGGCATTGTTCACTGAAATGCTGTCAGCAAAAATGGTTGTTCATGAAGACCCCGCAACCTCCCCTTGGCTTAAACGACGCCCACAGGAAAACCGGGTCATCTACCAGTTGCTGATTACCGATTCCACCCGTCTGCAAGCCACCCTAGCCCGGCTTGCCCCGGTTTCCCGAGATGGAATTGACATCAATCTCGGTTGTCCGTCCGCAACAGTTCAACAGCAGGGCGGAGGTTCAAACCTGTTCGACGATCCCGCCCGGCTTCGCGATATCATCCGTACCATACGACGCGATTTTACGGGACCGCTGACCGTCAAAATCCGCTTGGGCCGTTCCACCCCGGATTGGCGAAGCGTATTACATGACCGGCTGCATCTTTTCGAGGACGAAGGCATTGACGCATTAACCTTACATCCCCGATTCGCGGAAGAATCCCTAAACCGTTATCAGCCCCGACACTCTTTTTATGCCGAGTTGGCAACTGAAACCAAACTCCCCATCATCGCCAACGGGGATATTACGGGAATTTCCTACATCCAGTCGAACGCATCACTCTTTTCCCCTGCAGCAGGGCTTATGATTGGACGAGTGGCAGCGGCACGGCCCTGGATATTTGCACAGTGGTTCCGCCGTGACCTGACCATCGATCATCACGAAGTATGGACGCGACTGTGCAACTACATGGAGGATGATTTTGACCCGAAAAAGGGATTGATCCGACTAAAAGTCTTCACCCCTTACTTCGCGCGAAATTTCGCTTTCGGCCATACCCTTTTTACGGCCATTCAGAGTGCGCCCGATTGGTCAACCGCCAGAGCCCGGGCCGATGAGTTTCTTTCATCAACCCCAGCGCTGAACAAAACCCTTTCCCTCAGCGGTCTGTAG
- a CDS encoding 16S rRNA (uracil(1498)-N(3))-methyltransferase, whose translation MNLILLFPADFIDEHKVVLLGVRMEHIRAVLRAGKGDSLRVGLLNGLLGTGIISAITDKGVELIITLKEVSPVPLPITLLLAMPRPKCFRRIIQCATTMGVKRIALFGAYRVEKSYWKSPWLEDQELQRQLVLGLEQARDTEMPQVTMHPFFKPFVEDEVSALAAGSRCLVAHPSERSDCPSNISEPMTLAIGPEGGFTDYELGLLTERGFECITLGKRILRTEQAVPAFLGRLMRA comes from the coding sequence ATGAACCTGATACTCCTTTTTCCTGCAGATTTTATTGATGAGCATAAGGTGGTTTTACTTGGGGTGCGAATGGAACACATTCGTGCCGTGCTCCGGGCAGGAAAGGGAGATTCATTGCGGGTTGGGCTTTTGAATGGGCTTCTGGGGACTGGAATCATCTCGGCGATAACGGATAAAGGCGTTGAATTGATCATTACGTTGAAGGAAGTTTCGCCGGTTCCGCTCCCTATCACACTTCTTTTGGCGATGCCGCGGCCGAAATGTTTCCGCCGCATCATTCAGTGTGCCACCACGATGGGGGTTAAACGTATCGCATTATTTGGGGCTTATCGGGTCGAAAAAAGTTATTGGAAAAGTCCCTGGCTGGAGGATCAGGAATTGCAGCGGCAGTTGGTGCTCGGGTTGGAGCAGGCCCGCGATACGGAGATGCCTCAAGTTACCATGCACCCCTTTTTTAAACCGTTTGTAGAGGATGAGGTATCGGCTTTGGCAGCAGGAAGCCGATGTTTGGTGGCGCATCCAAGTGAGCGTTCAGACTGTCCTTCCAATATTTCTGAACCGATGACCCTTGCGATCGGGCCGGAAGGTGGGTTTACCGATTATGAACTGGGGCTTCTGACCGAACGTGGATTTGAATGTATCACCCTGGGGAAACGTATTCTCAGAACCGAACAGGCTGTTCCTGCTTTTCTTGGTCGTTTGATGAGGGCGTAG
- a CDS encoding lysophospholipid acyltransferase family protein, translating to MLHLILKGLTHFFAWLSLPGALTLGRGLGWFFGSVLRHRRKDASEALRRSFPEKTEQERNAIIDRMYQNLGMNLIEEFRLPSVTKTYLEENILWENEAYSHNVLTAGKGLLVLSAHLGNFDLLCTFAPKFNFPTTVITKSIKNVTLNKFWMDARSRFGLKFVPAHNSYRQCLSALRKNEIVAFVLDQNMIDTEGVFVDFFGKKACTSPGLAYMSAQSGAAVVPVFMIRLDNGRHLIKAFPAIPPPPDRKPETIHVFTQLYTKIIEDVIREYPDQWTWIHRRWKTTPKAAFATPSSNDQEKQEQPVRF from the coding sequence ATGCTTCATCTCATATTAAAAGGATTGACCCATTTCTTTGCCTGGCTGTCGCTTCCCGGGGCACTCACGCTTGGCCGTGGACTCGGCTGGTTTTTTGGCTCCGTCTTGCGTCATCGCCGCAAAGACGCCTCAGAGGCCTTGCGTCGCAGTTTCCCCGAAAAAACTGAACAGGAAAGAAACGCCATCATTGATCGGATGTATCAAAATCTCGGAATGAACCTCATTGAGGAATTCCGACTCCCCTCCGTTACAAAAACCTACCTTGAGGAAAACATCCTGTGGGAGAATGAAGCCTACAGCCATAATGTGCTTACTGCGGGCAAAGGCTTGCTTGTACTTTCAGCCCATCTCGGGAATTTCGATCTGTTATGCACCTTCGCACCCAAGTTCAATTTTCCGACGACAGTCATTACTAAGAGTATTAAAAATGTTACGCTTAATAAATTCTGGATGGATGCCCGGAGCCGATTTGGCCTCAAGTTCGTGCCGGCGCATAACTCCTATCGCCAATGCCTATCCGCCTTGCGAAAAAATGAAATTGTCGCTTTTGTTCTGGACCAAAACATGATCGATACTGAAGGGGTTTTTGTCGATTTCTTTGGCAAAAAGGCCTGTACCTCTCCCGGTCTCGCCTATATGTCCGCCCAATCCGGGGCCGCTGTGGTTCCTGTTTTTATGATCCGCCTGGACAATGGCAGGCATCTCATCAAGGCGTTCCCCGCCATTCCCCCTCCGCCTGACCGTAAACCAGAAACCATTCACGTCTTTACTCAACTGTATACTAAAATCATCGAAGATGTGATCCGGGAATATCCTGACCAATGGACTTGGATTCACCGCCGATGGAAAACAACCCCAAAGGCGGCTTTCGCTACGCCCTCATCAAACGACCAAGAAAAGCAGGAACAGCCTGTTCGGTTCTGA
- a CDS encoding HU family DNA-binding protein, translating to MKTKSEIIAGLAETSGVEKKQVAEILEALVKMAVSEASDGFTIPGLGKLVKVERAARTGRNPATGATIEIPAKTVLKFKIAKAAKDAILTAR from the coding sequence ATGAAGACCAAGAGTGAAATCATTGCAGGGTTGGCTGAAACTTCCGGAGTCGAAAAGAAGCAGGTTGCTGAAATTCTGGAGGCATTAGTTAAAATGGCGGTTAGTGAGGCCTCTGATGGTTTCACCATCCCGGGCCTTGGCAAACTTGTCAAAGTGGAACGTGCCGCACGGACTGGGCGTAATCCTGCCACTGGCGCAACAATCGAGATTCCCGCTAAGACCGTATTGAAATTCAAGATCGCCAAGGCCGCGAAAGATGCCATCCTGACGGCTCGGTGA
- a CDS encoding GNAT family N-acetyltransferase: protein MNFPCDQILILHHALPAPGSCQSVESDAGVMEEVHAVAKALKSLAIPFRIMAVESLATLPAILQSAPERLVFNLVENFPGRPADAMQVPILCEAFGKECTGNDSTCQVLALDKWRTKAILKAAGLPVPAGLIIPPGHGAAMCAALPPPPWIVKPLFADASEGIHASSVISGGMANLIKAVARVHREFKHPALVEQFFGTREINISIFEDGATIKTLPVAEIEFRNFGKDRPRIVDYAAKWHTDSFEYKNTVRVIPAVMDKAIARRLQAASLAAWHTMGCRDYARVDFRLDAAGNFVILEINPNPDISPDSGFAAALTATRIPYQKFVSKVCGNARARLILRTANQKAAQPKAEKKQLKKKASSSIKPRIRHSEASDRDGILDFMRGTGFFHDGEIEVAREVLEEAIAKGPSGHYQSFTLLTDGQPAGWICCGPTPCTKGTFDIYWIGVSANAQGRGFGRALLEHVEKHIRRAKGRAIIIETSGRPLYDSTRGFYLQTGYTESARIPNFYDEGDARVIYAKAL from the coding sequence ATGAATTTCCCCTGCGACCAGATCCTCATTTTGCACCATGCTCTCCCCGCGCCCGGCAGTTGCCAGAGCGTCGAGAGTGATGCCGGCGTCATGGAGGAAGTTCACGCCGTAGCCAAAGCCTTAAAGTCGCTTGCAATTCCGTTCAGGATCATGGCAGTGGAGTCACTCGCCACCCTCCCTGCAATTCTGCAAAGCGCCCCTGAACGTCTGGTTTTTAATCTGGTCGAGAATTTCCCCGGCCGTCCTGCGGATGCCATGCAGGTCCCCATTCTCTGCGAAGCGTTCGGCAAAGAATGTACCGGCAATGACAGCACGTGTCAGGTTTTGGCTCTGGACAAATGGCGAACGAAGGCGATCCTTAAAGCTGCGGGCCTTCCTGTCCCGGCAGGACTCATTATACCGCCCGGCCACGGTGCCGCCATGTGCGCAGCCCTCCCGCCGCCCCCCTGGATCGTTAAACCGCTATTTGCTGACGCGAGTGAGGGCATTCACGCCAGTTCGGTTATTTCCGGTGGTATGGCTAATCTTATAAAAGCAGTCGCACGAGTTCATCGTGAATTCAAGCATCCCGCTCTAGTGGAACAATTTTTTGGTACCCGCGAAATCAACATATCCATCTTTGAAGATGGGGCCACCATCAAGACCCTTCCCGTGGCTGAAATCGAATTCAGGAACTTTGGCAAAGATCGTCCGAGAATTGTGGATTATGCCGCCAAATGGCATACGGATTCCTTCGAATATAAAAACACCGTGCGCGTGATTCCTGCGGTCATGGACAAGGCCATTGCCCGCCGCCTTCAGGCTGCTTCTCTGGCGGCCTGGCACACCATGGGCTGCCGAGATTATGCCCGCGTGGATTTCCGGTTGGATGCGGCGGGCAATTTCGTAATTCTTGAAATTAATCCGAATCCCGATATTTCACCCGATAGCGGCTTTGCCGCCGCTCTCACCGCAACTCGCATCCCGTATCAGAAATTCGTTAGCAAGGTTTGCGGGAATGCGCGCGCTCGTTTGATACTTAGGACGGCCAATCAAAAAGCAGCGCAGCCAAAGGCTGAAAAAAAACAACTGAAAAAAAAGGCCTCATCCAGTATAAAGCCGCGCATCCGTCATAGTGAGGCGTCAGACCGCGATGGCATTCTGGACTTTATGCGGGGGACGGGCTTTTTCCATGATGGGGAAATTGAGGTTGCGCGCGAAGTGCTGGAGGAAGCAATCGCCAAGGGGCCATCAGGACACTACCAATCCTTCACGCTTCTCACAGACGGCCAGCCGGCTGGTTGGATTTGCTGCGGTCCTACCCCATGCACAAAAGGAACGTTTGATATCTACTGGATCGGGGTCAGTGCCAACGCTCAAGGCCGAGGCTTCGGACGAGCCTTACTGGAGCATGTTGAGAAGCACATCCGCCGCGCCAAAGGACGTGCCATCATTATAGAAACCTCCGGGCGCCCCCTCTATGATTCCACACGCGGATTTTATCTCCAGACTGGCTATACCGAATCCGCACGTATCCCCAACTTTTACGATGAAGGGGATGCGCGCGTCATCTACGCTAAGGCGCTATAA
- a CDS encoding ATP-grasp domain-containing protein codes for MSLTIGLTYDLKRDYLALGYKEEDVAEFDADVTIDTIERTIAELGFKPERIGHVRALCSKLAAGARWDLVFNIAEGVSGRSREAQIPCMLEAFDIPYTMSDPLVCAVTLDKAVAKRILKAEGLNTAGFHVVHSEFDVAKVNLPFPLFAKPIAEGTGKGIDRTSRITNSAELRAVCQTLLLKYNQPVLIEEFLPGREFTVAILGTGAKARVMGTMEVCFRDNSAPTIYTYEVKENYTHYVDYHCPPRTPETEAVEKLALDSYRALELRDAGRVDIRMDRDGNPSFMEVNPLPGLNPLHSDLPIIGKLIGMSYKDIISAIIDSACSRLATPA; via the coding sequence GTGAGCCTAACCATCGGATTGACCTATGACTTGAAGCGCGACTATCTCGCCCTCGGCTACAAAGAGGAGGATGTCGCTGAGTTTGACGCAGATGTCACCATCGACACCATCGAGCGCACCATTGCCGAGCTCGGGTTTAAACCCGAGCGTATTGGACATGTCCGCGCACTTTGCAGCAAACTGGCCGCCGGGGCCCGCTGGGATCTGGTCTTCAACATTGCCGAGGGCGTTTCCGGTCGCAGCCGGGAAGCACAAATCCCCTGCATGTTAGAAGCCTTTGATATTCCGTACACGATGTCGGATCCGTTGGTCTGTGCTGTCACTCTCGACAAAGCGGTGGCAAAACGGATTCTCAAGGCGGAAGGTCTCAATACGGCGGGCTTTCACGTGGTTCATAGCGAATTCGACGTTGCCAAGGTCAATCTGCCCTTCCCTCTTTTTGCAAAACCTATCGCCGAGGGAACGGGTAAAGGAATCGACCGCACCTCAAGGATTACGAACTCCGCCGAATTGCGGGCGGTCTGCCAGACCCTGCTGCTGAAATATAACCAACCGGTTCTGATTGAAGAATTTCTACCCGGCCGCGAATTTACTGTGGCCATTCTTGGCACGGGGGCCAAGGCACGTGTCATGGGGACCATGGAGGTCTGTTTCCGCGACAACTCCGCCCCCACCATTTACACCTACGAGGTGAAGGAAAACTACACCCACTATGTAGATTATCATTGCCCCCCTCGCACACCGGAAACCGAAGCGGTCGAAAAGCTGGCATTGGATTCTTACCGAGCCCTGGAACTCCGTGACGCTGGACGGGTGGATATCCGCATGGACCGGGACGGCAACCCTTCATTTATGGAAGTCAATCCGCTCCCCGGTCTTAATCCCCTCCACTCAGATCTCCCAATTATCGGCAAGCTCATTGGAATGAGCTATAAAGATATTATCAGCGCCATCATCGATAGCGCATGCTCCCGATTGGCAACACCGGCATGA